Sequence from the Ostrea edulis chromosome 8, xbOstEdul1.1, whole genome shotgun sequence genome:
TATCTTCGCAAAGATTTTTTCCATTTCGAACATTGCTATAGATGCAGCGGAATAGATGCGACAATAAAATCTTAAGGCTTGAGGTATGAGCATGTGCTCATTCTGTTTCCTCCAGGTAAACCAGGCATTCAATTGCCAGGTGTGGACATAGGTTTTATTGACGGTCCAGGAGGCAATTTTGATCTTGGTGGAGGGCATGGCGATTTTGGACCGGGAGGTCCTGATTTCGGATTTGGCGGTCCTGGCGGGCTAGATTTTGGAGGACCAGGCGATATGGGAGGACATGATATCAACCTGGGTCTAGGAGGAGGCCCTGCAGGAGTGGTGGATAAAGGACATGGAGGTGGTGGCGGCGgcggaggaggaggaggagacATTAATATTGGACTCGGTTTTGGAATAGGCGATGGCATCGGAAAGGGAAGTGCAGGGAACGGCGCCGCCATAGGTGTAGGTGGAGGCCCAGCAGGTGCGTGGAACGGACCAGGAGATGGTCTAGCTCTTGGAGCAGGGGGTCCAGATGGGGCAATGGGAGTGGGTATAGGTACCCCCGGGGGAATGTCTATTGGCGCTGGGTTCGGGAGACCAGACTCTGGTGGAGGGATCGGAATCACCTCAGGACTTCATGGTGGGGGAGTAGGTATTGGGGGCGGGAATCAGGGAGGGGGTGGTGGGGCTTTGGGTGGAAATGCTGGCGTTGGATTTGGATTAGGACAAGGAAAGAACGCCATTGGACTTGGAATGGGATTAGATCAAGTTGCAAGTAGGTTGAAAGTGAAATAGGCCGAAGAGATGTACTTGAACTAACACATTATTGAAAGTATAGACCATCTCAAACAGCAAGAGATTCTGATTTATGTCTCTCGTTGTTTGTAAGACTTGGCATAGCAACGTTCAGGCTCCGGTTCATGATGAGGTAAGTCCACAAGTACTCCGGCTCCAGTATTAATAGCTGTATTGACCATCGATTGGGGGTAAGTTTTTAAAGGTGAGagttttttaaagtaaacaatATCATCTCATAAAGTCTGAAGAATCTTTACCATTTCTTTTTCCAGATACTGTCATGATTTGTAAGTACCTATGCCGCACATCGGCATGTCATGCATGAAGTGACGTCACTTCCCTAAACTCTGTACCCTGTTGCAAGAGTTTAAATACatcaaattatctttttttcaaatttggaaaCTATCAATCACAATCATTTTTCTTCATAATAATGTCTGAAATTGAATAGCATGCATTCAAACTTTTGCAACCCCTTTTGAATTTTCTGCACCTTTGATACACTTTACGTGTTTATCCCTCTGGCGTGGTGGGATAATCTCCCAAACATAGGGAAAGTACTTCCTAATAAAAACGTTCTTGCACGTTATGGACAATGACCTGTGTTCGTGTTAATTTTCCTTCCTTCCTTCCAGAAAGGTATGGTTTTCAAAAGTTGAATTAGTTGTTTTTGTGAATGTCTATGGTGACCGGTTTTCTAACATTTCTGTGCGAGTCGTGTTTTCCTTTTCCGATTATTGTCTGTTGTTCTATGTAAAATACACGAATTTGAATTTTATTCCGCTTAAGATCAAAtaatattgtaatttattttattgctctagttaacattatatgtaaatatatgaatttatatCAATCGATGAGGCtttcttttttaattgaaattgtttccttttttaatatttcagctGATGCTGATAACGGTAAGTTCTCGTAATAAAGAGTTTTCAAAATCaagtaaatgttttgttttcatgATTAAAATTCTGCTAAAGAGactgaaaaaaattgaaacgaaaatgatgaaaatgtatattaaaatgtaaatgaaaatggacTAACATACGCTTGATATGATGTTGTATACAGGGAAATTTCGCGTTCATTTCACCATTACTCAAAActgagaaaataaaattgaacgaATCTGAATGTACTTCTTAATCCATGTAGAAAAACAACGCTTGGGGGATTAAAAACGGGAGATAATCGTATATCGTTGCGAAAATAGCACAGGTCGTAAAGTTCACACTACGTCACAGCCGTGTTTGCCCTTGTCTCTATGAATATTCATGTTCCTGTATCAACCAGTTGGGGAGAccccatatatttttttttattggaggataaaaaaaaaccactcgGAGATCAATGCGCGACTCTTAGCGGAATAACCCGAGTATTGCCGATTGGGAAAAACTGACATTCAAGATGAGTTTATTGATACAAATTGCAAGTATGGGCTATGTTGTTAAGGCGGATTTCATTTAAGACATGCATTTGACTTGGTTCTAAAAGAGTGATCTGTAAGCTTCTTTTGTCTGGTACAAACACTACACATTCTACTTGTGGATGCAGTcgttaaaatatcaaaatctgtCATCGTGACTGTAATTGGTCAATTAATAATTATGCcatttcatgaatattcatgaaaatcgagGGTTTCGCTGATCATGCAGCCACGGTTTACGGTAAATTaggtactaccggactcagTAATTGCAGCCAGTGACGAGGACACAATAGTCTTTAGATATTAATTTTCCTAACTTTTCTTCTTTCAGTGCATATCGGAGGTGGAATGGGTAATGGAAAGAACATAATCGTCTGTAAGTGATGCCTTCTTTGTTCTCAAATGAACAATATCTGAAAATCATGTGAATGATAAGAAGATATTATTTTCATGAGGTACACAAATTCGAGGgcttaaaaggacatattaggactAATGTCAGTTTCTAAAATTTAACATCATTtacaaggtcttgtcttaaaatttaaaacggaattttaaaaagtggggattggagatcaaatttttaaattattggcgaaaatactgaatttttattcaaaatttcaacTGGATAGTGTTCAGtgatagatgtgtaatatgtttgcactaatggaatcagtattgaaccagttaatacttagttgtagcatcctgcgcagctGTGCTCagaagctcaggagctaacttcctttaCCTTGATTTACTGTATGCAGATCGAAAATGTATGCAAACTCAGTTTTTGCCAGTTTATTCCCGACGCACCAAATGAACCTAACCAAAATAATACATAGTCAATGATTAAAATATACAGAATACAAACCCTATTCTTTGTTCGTGGAGAAGTAAAGATAGGATTGCCTGAAATATGATGATCGATATGTTTGATTTAATAAAGAGGAATTATGAATAATTTTATGTTGACAGCTGACGCTGATAATGTTGGTATCGGAGGAGGAATGGAGGGAGGATTCGATCCATCAATGGTTGCACCTGTCGCTATATTAGGCGTTCAAGACTCTGCTGGAGGTAGATAAATAAAATGTCTCATAATCGGTATTTCAAACAGCAAGTGATATGTAAAAACTGAAAAATAGAAGATAAAAAAGATTTATTGTTAGACTTCATTTTAAACTGTGAAAAAAAAGAACGTTTTTACCCGGAGGGAAAAATAACTTTGTTAAACTgtgaaaaaagatttttttgaaCTGTGAAAAAAAGAACTTTCTTGAACTGTGAGAGATAAAAAAACCATTTTGAAACTGtgaaagataaaaaaaactttcttgaaaagtaaaaaaaaagattttttttttaaactgtaaaagaaaatgatcgatttatgatatacactgtatcatAGTGAGGAACATACGTACATATATATAACGTAAAGGCCCGGTCACACAGCGCTTTACGGCTTAATCACGACCAAAACCCGTCAAAAAGTGGTCTCCCGTGAAACAGACGATGTTGTTCGCGTTGATGTCGAGTTTAAGACGAGCTACAGTCGATTTATAGACGTGGCAGGACGCGGGGAGAAATCGGAACGGCGTCGGACGCGGCAAAAAGTTTTGAACTGCTCAAACGTTTAGCCCGCGGACAACCATGGGCGGTACACGTGGTAAAGACGTGCAACACACATGAAACAAACGTGATAATCCGTGTTCCGGCAGTGATTAAAACTTGGGGAGACGCAGTAAGACGCGAAAGTTTAGCGGTCTGTCACGGGCAGAGCACGGTCATCGGACGGGTGTTACGCGTTGGTATCAAGGGAAATAGCGTGTGTTTTGCGGCTTATCACTGACAAGTGGATTTTTCCGCGTACGTAGACGTGGTTAGCCGTGCTTAGGCAGTGCTTCAGCAGTGGAACAGCCGCCGACAGCCATACCCTGTACAAAGCACGGTCAAGCCAAAATTGACCAAAAATTACCACTTACGACCACGTCCACCAGATTTTCATAACTTTTTGTACGTGATTTAGACATGGAATGCTGTGTGACCGGGCCTTAAGATTTTAAATGTtcgttgatatatataaatccAAATGGCTTCCATTTATATATGTTTAACCATTAACCCTTCTTTCTATGTAGCTCCTTTCGGAGGCAACGGATGGGATAACGGTCATGGAGGTTTTGATAACGGTTTCAGCAATGGACATTTCGCCGGAGGTAATGGGTTCGATTCATTAGATAACGGTCTAGGTGCCATTGTAGCCGGTGGAGCTGGACAAGCGCCCCTCAAAAAGGGTAATCTTTAAGGACCCTCTCTTATGATAAAAAAGGCATTAATATAAACTATCTTAATGCAAAGTAAAAATAATGCACATCATTAAAGATATGGACAAAACTGTGGTTCCTTTACAATTTTTTCGCTCAAATATTTCTGAATGGACAAAACCATGTAAGCTTAGACGATAGTacgaaagtacatgtattcttaCTCAGCGGATAGTGGTAGTCCTTTGATCTCAATAGTACTGCTGTACTGTACAATTGTGTTacgatgacctatatatttaccacaaaatttttcatttcttgaatcGGACAATGCATCCAACCCGATCGCCCTAAATCGTCTTTGCTAAAGCTCACACAATGGGTGCCAGGGGGCGCTCAAGGTTGGAGTGGTTCGGATCACATTATGATATATGGACATGCTAAATTTTGATTCATTGTCTCgtcaaaattatagaaaatggaaaaagaGAGGTAAAATACTCAGCTtaacatgaattgaatgaaatcaattgaaaatgtttatctttaaaataattttctatgataaaaaaaaattcttatgtTGATAATTTCGTTACAAAAAGCGAAAACTATCCTTTAATACTTGGAATATTTATTGTCTAATTTGCATTAATAAGTTGCTAATATGAATTGAGAAAAATATGACAAATCCacaaatatttagatatttgattttaaCAGGGACAGCTATATATGGTTATAAATATTGCACTTCAATGTTCTTTACTGTCGCTTGCGCTGAAATATACATAAGTTATCAACACAATCATTGATCGTTGTAAGGAAATCAATTAATGGGTAcgtttctttttcttcttttcagtGTAAACATGAGCGGCCAGGAAGATTGGGCGGGGCATATGTCTTC
This genomic interval carries:
- the LOC125662932 gene encoding uncharacterized protein LOC125662932 — translated: MTIKKEEIVQEVEFKTGRHQGYVKRYYVPKTIIKKVPVPIIKRVPVYKTIIKRIPIIKKVPVPIIRKVPVYRKVEVVKQVPKVIRKTVHVPRPVKVEVPVRVPYPVEVPVEVPVKVPVEKPIPVPVPGGGKPGIQLPGVDIGFIDGPGGNFDLGGGHGDFGPGGPDFGFGGPGGLDFGGPGDMGGHDINLGLGGGPAGVVDKGHGGGGGGGGGGGDINIGLGFGIGDGIGKGSAGNGAAIGVGGGPAGAWNGPGDGLALGAGGPDGAMGVGIGTPGGMSIGAGFGRPDSGGGIGITSGLHGGGVGIGGGNQGGGGGALGGNAGVGFGLGQGKNAIGLGMGLDQVANTVMISDADNVHIGGGMGNGKNIIVSDADNVGIGGGMEGGFDPSMVAPVAILGVQDSAGAPFGGNGWDNGHGGFDNGFSNGHFAGGNGFDSLDNGLGAIVAGGAGQAPLKKGNL